A single Vicia villosa cultivar HV-30 ecotype Madison, WI unplaced genomic scaffold, Vvil1.0 ctg.000732F_1_1, whole genome shotgun sequence DNA region contains:
- the LOC131630764 gene encoding putative glycerol-3-phosphate transporter 1 yields MGSAAAEVLSERGSNKLVGIRFLEYLKGSSVSFKTHQAIVLIVTFLAYASYHATRKTTSIVKSVLDPQSSSNLGFNFWLVTNHTHSTLSSNLGDGWAPFNGSDGTLLLGQLDVAFLAVYAFGMYFSGHFGDRCDLRIFLTIGMVGTGVFTSLFGLGFWGNIHNFYYYLLVQMVAGLFQSTGWPSVVAVLGNWFGKRKRGLIMGIWNAHTSVGNIAGSLIASAMLGYGWGWSFLVPGLIMSFLGFMVFVILPVSPDLAGVEEDDYTCPKKTGDDVTESLLRQDTPPAQEKEKAVGFLEAWKIPGVAPFAFCLFFAKLVAYTFLYWLPFYVSHTAIDGKYLSSETSGSLSTLFDVGGVLGGILAGHISDRLNARAITAASFMYCAIPALFFYRTYGHISLLVNGTLMFLTGMFVNGPYALITTAVSADLGTHKSLKGNSRALATVTAIIDGTGSIGAAIGPLLTGYISAKSWSAVFTMLMGSALIAGLFLTKLVVSEVATKIEESRSSRVPECSLDV; encoded by the exons ATGGGTTCAGCAGCAGCGGAGGTTTTGTCTGAGAGAGGTAGTAATAAATTGGTTGGGATACGGTTCCTTGAGTATTTAAAAGGAAGTTCTGTTTCCTTCAAAACCCATCAAGCAATTGTTTTGATTGTAACATTTTTAGCTTATGCTAGTTATCATGCCACTAGAAAAACCACTAGTATTGTAAAGAGTGTCCTTGATCCTCAATCATCATCCAATCTAGGCTTCAATTTCTGGCTAGTAACAAATCACACTCACTCAACACTTTCTTCCAACCTTGGTGATGGTTGGGCACCATTTAATGGATCCGACGGGACATTGCTTCTTGGCCAATTGGATGTTGCTTTCCTCGCAGTGTATGCTTTTGGGATGTACTTTTCTGGACATTTTGGTGACAGGTGTGATTTGAGGATTTTTTTAACGATTGGGATGGTTGGAACTGGGGTTTTCACTTCCCTTTTTGGTTTAGGGTTTTGGGGAAACATCCACAATTTCTATTATTATTTACTTGTTCAAATGGTTGCCGGCTTGTTTCAATCTACTGGATGGCCATCCGTAGTTGCTGTTTTGGGTAACTGGTTTGGAAAGAGAAAGAGAGGCTTGATCATGGGAATTTGGAATGCTCATACTTCTGTTGGGAACATTGCTggttctttgattgcttctgctATGTTGGGATATGGATGGGGATGGTCCTTTCTTGTGCCGGGATTAATCATGTCTTTCCTTGGTTTTATGGTTTTCGTAATATTGCCTGTTTCGCCTGACTTGGCTGGAGTCGAGGAAGATGATTATACTTGTCCAAAGAAAACTGGTGACGATGTCACAGAATCTCTCTTAAGGCAAGACACTCCTCCTGcacaagagaaagagaaagcggTAGGGTTTCTAGAGGCATGGAAAATTCCAGGGGTCGCTCCTTTTGCTTTTTGTCTCTTCTTTGCCAAATTGGTTGCATATACTTTTCTCTATTGGTTACCATTCTATGTTAGCCACACAG CTATTGATGGAAAATATCTATCCAGTGAGACATCAGGTTCATTATCCACTTTATTTGATGTTGGAGGAGTGCTTGGAGGAATTCTAGCCGGTCACATTTCTGACCGCTTAAATGCTAGAGCCATAACTGCAGCAAGTTTCATGTACTGTGCAATCCCCGCACTCTTCTTCTATCGAACCTATGGTCACATTTCGTTGCTTGTAAATGGAACATTGATGTTTCTCACTGGCATGTTCGTAAATGGGCCTTACGCTCTTATAACAACAGCAGTTTCGGCTGACCTGGGAACACACAAGTCGCTGAAGGGAAATTCACGAGCTCTGGCAACCGTCACGGCTATTATTGATGGAACTGGTTCTATAGGGGCTGCAATTGGACCTTTATTAACTGGGTACATCTCTGCAAAAAGCTGGAGTGCAGTTTTCACAATGTTGATGGGTTCAGCTTTAATAGCAGGGCTGTTTCTCACCAAGCTTGTTGTGTCAGAGGTGGCCACAAAGATCGAAGAGTCAAGGTCTAGTAGAGTACCGGAGTGTTCACTCGATGTATAA